In one window of Ruminococcus albus AD2013 DNA:
- the recD2 gene encoding SF1B family DNA helicase RecD2, with translation MSEAEKIEGEVDRVQFKSDDGSFCVIDVNTGDDLIKAVGELGNIEEGESVILTGEYVKHRTFGRQFRVQMFERSLPTGEASILRYLVSGALDSVKPVMAKRLVAAFGGKTLEIIENEPEKLTEVKGIDPKKADAIHEDFKKTFAARALLVYMSKNGVATKYGVRAWRKLGNSAEDLIKSNPYLLCNDGIELAFAKADEIAESEDIPRDSEQRIRAGMAFVLRSSAREGGHTCIPMEVLKRDTMRLLNVSGELFDKVKEVALEEQDIFKMDIGGVEHAMLHCYYKAEEYISRRLEVMRSITHDNKIDYSEIIDMEEQESGIKYEDKQRKAINLAISEGFLVLTGGPGTGKTTTLNAIISLFEQQGLDVMIAAPTGRAAKRISDMTGCEAKTIHRMLEVIPSDGDRMLFVHDEDDLLDCEVMVVDEMSMVDSVLFEALLRALSVTCKLILVGDSDQLPPVGPGNVLQDIIDSGVMSVVRLTEVFRQAQESDIVMNAHRIVSGEMIDLKKRDRDFVYLRRPEAEDIYTTLVELCSDRLPKKYGFSPIRDIQVLSPTRQGRIGTPELNKILQEELNPADKKKDELKTPYAIYRVGDKVMQTKNNYEISWTRTDNGKEENGKGVYNGDIGIVIGVRTSLKIVTIDFDGRIADYSGEMLDDLELAYAVTVHKSQGSEYDAVILTLYDGMDSLYYRNLLYTAVTRAKKLLVILGTAQRIGFMIMNNGKNRRSTALRTMLMQSAYGDDLGQLSLEDKAEE, from the coding sequence TTCCGCGTGCAGATGTTTGAGCGAAGCCTTCCGACAGGAGAAGCCTCCATACTGCGCTATCTTGTAAGCGGTGCGCTGGATTCGGTAAAGCCTGTTATGGCAAAAAGGCTTGTGGCAGCTTTCGGCGGTAAGACTCTTGAGATAATCGAGAACGAGCCCGAAAAGCTCACCGAGGTCAAAGGCATAGACCCTAAAAAAGCCGATGCGATACACGAGGATTTTAAAAAGACCTTTGCCGCAAGGGCACTTCTGGTTTATATGAGCAAGAACGGCGTTGCCACAAAATACGGTGTCCGCGCATGGAGAAAACTGGGAAATTCTGCGGAAGACCTTATAAAGTCCAATCCCTACCTGCTTTGCAACGACGGCATCGAGCTTGCTTTCGCCAAGGCTGACGAGATAGCCGAAAGCGAGGATATCCCCCGTGACAGCGAGCAGAGGATAAGAGCGGGCATGGCTTTCGTGCTGAGAAGTTCAGCCCGTGAGGGCGGTCACACCTGCATACCCATGGAAGTACTCAAACGTGATACCATGCGCCTGCTGAATGTCAGCGGGGAATTGTTTGATAAAGTCAAAGAAGTCGCACTTGAAGAACAGGATATTTTCAAAATGGATATCGGCGGCGTTGAACACGCCATGCTACACTGCTATTACAAGGCAGAGGAATATATATCCCGCCGTCTTGAAGTCATGCGAAGCATAACCCATGATAACAAGATAGACTACTCCGAGATAATCGACATGGAAGAACAGGAGAGCGGCATAAAGTACGAGGATAAACAGCGCAAAGCCATAAACCTCGCAATATCCGAGGGCTTTCTTGTCCTGACCGGCGGCCCCGGTACAGGCAAGACCACTACCCTCAACGCCATAATCTCCCTGTTTGAACAGCAGGGTCTCGATGTCATGATTGCCGCCCCAACAGGCCGTGCGGCAAAGCGCATAAGCGATATGACAGGCTGTGAAGCCAAAACTATCCATCGTATGCTTGAAGTTATACCCTCTGACGGCGACAGAATGCTGTTCGTTCACGATGAAGACGACCTTCTCGACTGCGAGGTAATGGTGGTTGACGAGATGTCAATGGTTGACAGCGTGCTGTTTGAAGCCTTGCTTCGCGCCCTCAGCGTCACCTGCAAGCTTATACTCGTGGGCGACAGCGACCAGCTTCCCCCCGTAGGGCCGGGAAATGTTTTGCAGGATATCATCGACAGCGGAGTTATGTCGGTGGTAAGACTGACCGAGGTGTTCCGTCAGGCACAGGAATCCGACATAGTCATGAACGCCCACAGGATAGTTTCGGGCGAAATGATAGACCTCAAAAAGCGGGACAGGGATTTTGTATACCTACGCAGACCCGAAGCCGAGGATATCTATACCACTCTGGTAGAACTTTGCAGCGACAGACTTCCCAAGAAGTACGGTTTCTCTCCGATAAGGGATATACAGGTGCTTTCCCCCACAAGACAAGGGCGCATCGGCACTCCCGAACTCAACAAGATATTGCAGGAGGAACTGAATCCCGCTGACAAGAAAAAGGACGAGCTAAAAACCCCCTATGCCATCTACCGCGTGGGTGACAAGGTCATGCAGACAAAGAACAACTACGAGATAAGCTGGACTCGTACAGACAACGGAAAAGAGGAAAACGGCAAGGGTGTCTACAACGGCGATATAGGTATAGTCATCGGTGTCAGGACTTCCCTGAAGATCGTCACCATAGATTTTGACGGCAGGATAGCAGATTACAGCGGTGAAATGCTGGACGACCTTGAACTTGCCTACGCCGTCACAGTACATAAAAGTCAGGGCTCTGAGTACGATGCGGTCATACTCACCCTCTACGACGGCATGGACAGCCTCTACTACCGAAATCTGCTGTACACCGCTGTAACAAGGGCGAAAAAGCTTCTTGTGATACTTGGCACAGCGCAGCGGATAGGCTTCATGATAATGAACAACGGTAAAAACCGAAGAAGTACCGCTCTCAGGACGATGCTGATGCAAAGCGCCTACGGCGATGACCTTGGACAGCTTTCACTTGAAGATAAAGCAGAAGAATAA